Below is a window of Fibrobacter sp. UWB11 DNA.
CTCGCTTGACTTTTTGGTCAATTGGGGGCGATCTAACTCCTTGTGGCCGTTCCCTTACGGTACGGCTTGTTGTGCAATCGAATTCATGAGTACGGAAGTAGGTCGTTATGACCTTTCTCGTATCGGTTCTGAATACGTGCGTTTTACGCCGCGTCAGTCCGATGTGCTGCTTGTTGCAGGTACGATTACTTACAAACAGGCTCCGATTTTAAAGCGCATCTACGAACAGATGGCTGAACCCCGTTGGGTGATTGCTATGGGCGCATGCGCAAGCTCTGGCGGTTTCTATGACTGCTACTGCACGGTTCCCGGTATCGACCACATTATCCCGGTGGATGTCTATATCGGCGGATGCCCTCCGCGTCCGGAAGCCTTCTTCGATGCCATGTTTGACTTGCAGAAGAAGGTCAAGGATGAATCCTTCATGAAACAGCGTGCCGAAAGCGTCAAGGATCAGCTTGAAATGATCAAGGCTAAGACCGCCGAAGCCAAGCGTGAAGCTGCCGCTACTGTTCACGAAAAAGTCGTGGATATCAAGGACTTCATGAAAGAGAAAGAACAGAATCTTGTAAAGAAAGCCCAATTCTGGAAGGAGTAGAAGAATGACTGTTGAAGAAATCTTCGCCGTCCTTGAAGAAAGGTATGGCGCAACGCGCGAAAAACAGGACAAGTGGGGCGTGACTGCTGTTATTTCTGCCTCCTATCTGCACAATGCAGTCCAGTTCCTCAAGAGCGAAGCCGGCATCAAGTTCGAAATGCTCGTGGACATTGCCGGTATCGACTATCTGACTTACCCGAACCACGAAGGTCCGCGCTTTGCTGTCGCTTATGCATTCAAGAGCATGTCCAAGCCGGGTAGCCGCATCCGTCTGAAGGTGCTGGTTTCCGAAGAAGACTTGAATGTTCCGACAATTACCGACCTTTATGCTAACGCTAACTGGTACGAACGCGAAGTTTACGACCAGTTCGGTATTGTGTTCAAGGGCCATCCGGACCTCCGCCGCCTGTTGAACCACGTTGAATTTGTTGGCCATCCGCTCCGCAAGGATTACCCTGCCCAGAAGCGCCAGTGGCTTTCTACAAACGATTTCTTGCTTCCACAGTTGGAAAAGCGCCTCGAAGAACTTGGCTACAAGGTCGTGCAGCGCTCTAAGGAAGTGGAAACGAACGACAACGAATTTTTGGAAGGGAGTATCAAGGAATGATCGTACTTGATCCGAATGGCGAAAAGCTGAATTTGATGCCTCTGAACGTAGGTCCTAGCCACCCGGCGACTCACGGATGCTTGCGCTTCTTGGCTGCAATGGATGGCGAAACCATCGTCGCTTCTGTCGAAGAAATCGGCTACCTCCACCGCGGGTTCGAAAAGATGGTCGAACGCGGCACATGGCAGCAAGTGGTTCCTTATACCGACCGTCTCAACTACTGTTCCGCAATCATGAACAACATTGCGTTCTGCCGTACCGTTGAAAACATGTTCGGTGTCGAAATTCCGGAACGTACTAAGGTTCTCCGCGTGATTGTGAACGAACTTAGCCGTATCAACGACCACTTTGTGTGCGTTGCTGCTGCGTTCCAGGACTTGGGCGGTACGACTCCGTTCATGTACGCTTTTAACCCGCGTGAAGAAATCATGTGCATCTGGGAAAAGCTCACAGGTGCTCGCCTTACGAACAGCTTTGCTCGCATTGGCGGCCTCTACCGCGATAGCTACGAAGGTTTTGAACAGGACGTTCTTGCTGCCCTCAATTCTACCGAAAAGGCTTTGAAGGACTTGCACGCCTGCTTGGACAGAAACCGCATCTTCCTCGACCGTACGGTGGGCATCGGCAAGATTTCTGCAGAAAAGGCAATCAGCTACGGCTGGACCGGCCCGTGCCTCCGCGCCTCCGGTGTTGCCTCTGACCTCCGCAAGGACGAACCGTACTACGATTACGAAACCTACGACTGGGAAGTCGTGGTTGGCACTCAGGGCGACTGCAACGACCGTTTGCAGGTTCGCTTGGCCGAAATCGAAGAATCCGTGAAGATTGTGCGCCAGGCTTTGAAGCGCCTTGCACCGGGCCCGGTCGATATCGTCGACCCGCGCATCCGCGTGCCGGCTCACAAGCTCGCTTACCAGGATATGGAAGGCCTTATCGGTCGCTTCAAGAGCGTTTACGAAGGCATTCGCGTACCGGAAGGCGAATACTACTCTGGTTCTGAATGTGCTAACGGTGAACTTGGTTTCACGATTATTTCTGACGGCTCTGGCCATCCGTACCGCATCAAGGTGCGTCCGCCTTGCCTTACGCAGTTTGCTGCATTCCATGAACTCGTCGAAGGCGGTCTCTTGGCTGACTCCATGGCCGTGCTTTCGGGTCTCAACATTATTGCTGGAGAACTTGACCGATGAGAGAACATATTACTGGCGCTGTCCAATTTGTTTCGAACAATCATTTGAAGTTCGATCGTCCGGCACAGCCGATCGACGCTCTCCCGGATCCGGGTCAGACGTTTGGTTATGTGAACAAGCCTGTGCCGCAGCCTCCTACGGCTGAAGTGCTCGCCAAGCTCAATACGCCTGAAATCAAGGAACGTTGTGCAGACCTCCTCAGCCGTTATCCGGTGGGGCAGGGCGCTCTCCTCGAAGTGCTTTGGCTTGTGCAGGGCGTGTTCGGTTGGGTGCCGCGCGAAGGTATCCGCTGGGCAGCAGGCGTTTGCGGTTGCGCTCCGGCTCATGCTCTTGGCGTTGCTACGTTCTATACGATGTACAATCACGCTCCGAAGGGCAAGTTCCTTTTGCAGTTCTGCCGTAACATCAGCTGCACCATCAAGGGTGCACCGAGCCTTATCGCGTATGTGGAGCATGCTTTGAACATCAAGACCGGCGAAACGACTCCGGATGGTCTTTTTACGATCCTCCAGGTGGAATGCCTCGGTTCTTGCGGCAACGGCCCGATGATGCTCGTGAACGATGACTTTGCTACGGATGCCGATGGCGACGTGCTCACGATGAAACCGGGTACAAAGCTTACGACCGATAGCATCGACCGCATTCTCAAGTGGTGCTATGCTCATGAAGACAACATCCCGAAGCACGACGTGCTCGGTGGTGTCGTGAAGGGCCATTGCGGTCATCCGGGTGCTCCGGGTGCAGTTGCAAAGCCGCAGGTGGCTGACTATGCTCCTCCTTCTCCGGTCTTGAACGTCAAGGCTGAAGCTGACGAAACGGGTGTAA
It encodes the following:
- a CDS encoding NADH-quinone oxidoreductase subunit B, with the translated sequence MGNEAEKPNIITSSLDFLVNWGRSNSLWPFPYGTACCAIEFMSTEVGRYDLSRIGSEYVRFTPRQSDVLLVAGTITYKQAPILKRIYEQMAEPRWVIAMGACASSGGFYDCYCTVPGIDHIIPVDVYIGGCPPRPEAFFDAMFDLQKKVKDESFMKQRAESVKDQLEMIKAKTAEAKREAAATVHEKVVDIKDFMKEKEQNLVKKAQFWKE
- a CDS encoding NAD(P)H-dependent oxidoreductase subunit E, translating into MREHITGAVQFVSNNHLKFDRPAQPIDALPDPGQTFGYVNKPVPQPPTAEVLAKLNTPEIKERCADLLSRYPVGQGALLEVLWLVQGVFGWVPREGIRWAAGVCGCAPAHALGVATFYTMYNHAPKGKFLLQFCRNISCTIKGAPSLIAYVEHALNIKTGETTPDGLFTILQVECLGSCGNGPMMLVNDDFATDADGDVLTMKPGTKLTTDSIDRILKWCYAHEDNIPKHDVLGGVVKGHCGHPGAPGAVAKPQVADYAPPSPVLNVKAEADETGVTLTWKGAPEFTKLVVEKKNGNDWVAVGEPGVKDKSFVDASGKVGDEYRMIATSGERVAKPSAIAVTTQKPAPEQKAV
- a CDS encoding NADH-quinone oxidoreductase subunit D → MIVLDPNGEKLNLMPLNVGPSHPATHGCLRFLAAMDGETIVASVEEIGYLHRGFEKMVERGTWQQVVPYTDRLNYCSAIMNNIAFCRTVENMFGVEIPERTKVLRVIVNELSRINDHFVCVAAAFQDLGGTTPFMYAFNPREEIMCIWEKLTGARLTNSFARIGGLYRDSYEGFEQDVLAALNSTEKALKDLHACLDRNRIFLDRTVGIGKISAEKAISYGWTGPCLRASGVASDLRKDEPYYDYETYDWEVVVGTQGDCNDRLQVRLAEIEESVKIVRQALKRLAPGPVDIVDPRIRVPAHKLAYQDMEGLIGRFKSVYEGIRVPEGEYYSGSECANGELGFTIISDGSGHPYRIKVRPPCLTQFAAFHELVEGGLLADSMAVLSGLNIIAGELDR
- a CDS encoding NADH-quinone oxidoreductase subunit C, with translation MTVEEIFAVLEERYGATREKQDKWGVTAVISASYLHNAVQFLKSEAGIKFEMLVDIAGIDYLTYPNHEGPRFAVAYAFKSMSKPGSRIRLKVLVSEEDLNVPTITDLYANANWYEREVYDQFGIVFKGHPDLRRLLNHVEFVGHPLRKDYPAQKRQWLSTNDFLLPQLEKRLEELGYKVVQRSKEVETNDNEFLEGSIKE